From Hermetia illucens chromosome 6, iHerIll2.2.curated.20191125, whole genome shotgun sequence, one genomic window encodes:
- the LOC119658641 gene encoding probable E3 ubiquitin-protein ligase MGRN1 isoform X1: protein MGALMSRQNAAIEEADVGSNHAYKYPPKSGNYFGTHFIMGGERFDTPQPEAYLFGENADLNFLGSRPTAFPYPPPQANEPTKTLKSLVNIRKESVRFVKTSETNLMNIEFIFDSDAKCAITIYYFCSEEVTPNGVILTPRDPSLNSETYRYKRGVTQSFSQPTHMFNPNLYSEEDLCYNPEKDCYPIAIHCVVDEGAEGKQLRQSHTTICVVDHHADGTYALRALKQKIFVDGLCYLLQEIYGIENKAINKPTIDDDSDENGSECVICMSETRDTLILPCRHLCLCNSCADSLRYQANNCPICRAPFRALLQIRAVQKSLNTTITNAAAQNPSDPNCEHIPPGYTPVSLIEALNGPPAITGRSLSNDGSDTLDAVQAIEILNKSRDKNDKQSTPRGEKRSKDKNSTPAEFRMSVLLTKENEETPADTGSKQQNGVVRNDCEKASKEKLCHSRNHSRESVQIINERNNSKRTQLEGDEDSDNENLSPLLNSQTLKVSNSALHIDGVEESIDDTDTDADDTSEKASQRKRNRPALPADGDGVILAGAEDSDYYTPEDPQTTILSPLCPEKSKGSEKTISKENVTVKAPSTTTIASTALKENINSLPDSPISGNSSSTRSSGDSYSSSSSTKQLLSKSPPVNDANTKIVLDDKSNTVTA from the exons ATGGGTGCTTTAATGAGTAGGCAGAATGCGGCTATCGAAGAAGCCGATGTTGGATCTAATCACGCATATAAATATCCTCCGAAGTCAG GAAATTACTTCGGAACCCATTTCATAATGGGCGGGGAACGTTTCGATACACCTCAGCCTGAGGCGTATCTATTTGGTGAGAATGCCGATTTGAATTTTTTAGGCAGTCGCCCGACTGCG TTCCCATATCCTCCGCCTCAAGCTAACGAACcaacaaaaactttaaaaagtttaGTGAACATTCGTAAGGAATCGGTTCGTTTTGTTAAAACATCAGAAACTAATTTGATGAATATTGAGTTCATATTTGACTCGGATGCCAAATGTGCAATCACCATCTACTACTTTTGCTCGGAGGAAGTTACTCCAAATGGTGTTATTCTGACTCCACGTGACCCATCGCTTAATTCTGAAACATATCGATATAAACGCGGCGTTAcgcaatcattttcccagcccaCACACATGTTTAATCCCAATCTGTATTCGGAAGAAGATCTTTGTTACAACCCAGAGAAAGATTGCTATCCAATAGCGATTCACTGTGTTGTTGATGAAGGTGCTGAAGGTAAAC AGTTGCGACAATCACATACGACCATTTGCGTAGTGGATCATCATGCTGACGGCACATACGCGCTGCGagcattaaaacaaaaaatatttgtcGATGGTCTTTGTTACCTGTTGCAGGAAATCTATGGGATTGAAAATAAAGCGATCAACAAGCCAACGATCGATGATGATAGTGATGAGAATGGAAGTGAATGTGTGATATGTATGAGCGAAACTAGAGATACTCTGATACTACCTTGTCGTCACTTGTGTTTATGTAATTCGTGCGCTGACTCACTTCGATATCAAGCTAATAATTGTCCGATATGCCGAGCTCCATTCCGAGCCCTTCTGCAAATTCGTGCCGTTCAAAAGAGTTTGAATACAACGATTACGAACGCAGCTGCTCAGAATCCTTCAGAT CCTAACTGCGAACACATTCCCCCTGGATATACTCCTGTATCTTTGATTGAAGCATTGAATGGCCCTCCTGCGATCACAGGACGATCTCTTTCTAACGATGGATCAGATACGTTGGACGCGGTTCAA GCCATTGAAATTCTCAATAAATCCCGAGATAAAAACGATAAACAAAGCACTCCCCGTGGTGAGAAACGTTCCAAGGATAAAAATTCTACTCCAGCAGAG TTTCGAATGTCTGTGCTGCTAACAAAAGAGAATGAGGAGACTCCAGCTGACACGGGTAGCAAACAACAGAATGGAGTCGTACGCAATGATTGCGAGAAAGCGTCAAAAGAGAAGCTATGCCATAGTCGAAATCATAGCCGAGAAAGCGTTCAGATAATCAATGAGCGCAACAATTCAAAAAGAACGCAATTAGAAGGGGATGAAGACAGTGATAATGAAAATTTGTCACCTCTTTTAAATTCACAAACGCTGAAAGTGTCAAATTCAGCTTTGCATATTGACGGCGTTGAAGAATCAATCGATGACACCGACACAGACGCCGACGATACATCAGAAAAGGCTTCACAACGG AAAAGGAATCGCCCTGCGCTTCCAGCTGATGGTGATGGGGTTATATTGGCTGGCGCTGAGGATTCCGATTATTATACACCTGAAGATCCTCAAACTACTATCCTAAGTCCTCTGTGCCCCGAGAAA TCTAAGGGCAGTGAAAAGacaatttcaaaagaaaacgTAACTGTTAAAGCGCCATCAACCACGACCATAGCATCAACAGCTCTCAAGGAAAACATCAACTCCTTACCAG ATAGTCCAATCAGTGGCAATTCTTCGTCAACCCGAAGTTCAGGTGATAGCTATTCGTCCAGCTCATCGACGAAACAATTGCTAAGTAAGAGCCCACCGGTAAATGATGCAAACACAAAGATCGTGTTGGATGATAAATCGAACACAGTTACTGCCTGA
- the LOC119658641 gene encoding probable E3 ubiquitin-protein ligase MGRN1 isoform X2, with protein sequence MGALMSRQNAAIEEADVGSNHAYKYPPKSGNYFGTHFIMGGERFDTPQPEAYLFGENADLNFLGSRPTAFPYPPPQANEPTKTLKSLVNIRKESVRFVKTSETNLMNIEFIFDSDAKCAITIYYFCSEEVTPNGVILTPRDPSLNSETYRYKRGVTQSFSQPTHMFNPNLYSEEDLCYNPEKDCYPIAIHCVVDEGAEELRQSHTTICVVDHHADGTYALRALKQKIFVDGLCYLLQEIYGIENKAINKPTIDDDSDENGSECVICMSETRDTLILPCRHLCLCNSCADSLRYQANNCPICRAPFRALLQIRAVQKSLNTTITNAAAQNPSDPNCEHIPPGYTPVSLIEALNGPPAITGRSLSNDGSDTLDAVQAIEILNKSRDKNDKQSTPRGEKRSKDKNSTPAEFRMSVLLTKENEETPADTGSKQQNGVVRNDCEKASKEKLCHSRNHSRESVQIINERNNSKRTQLEGDEDSDNENLSPLLNSQTLKVSNSALHIDGVEESIDDTDTDADDTSEKASQRKRNRPALPADGDGVILAGAEDSDYYTPEDPQTTILSPLCPEKSKGSEKTISKENVTVKAPSTTTIASTALKENINSLPDSPISGNSSSTRSSGDSYSSSSSTKQLLSKSPPVNDANTKIVLDDKSNTVTA encoded by the exons ATGGGTGCTTTAATGAGTAGGCAGAATGCGGCTATCGAAGAAGCCGATGTTGGATCTAATCACGCATATAAATATCCTCCGAAGTCAG GAAATTACTTCGGAACCCATTTCATAATGGGCGGGGAACGTTTCGATACACCTCAGCCTGAGGCGTATCTATTTGGTGAGAATGCCGATTTGAATTTTTTAGGCAGTCGCCCGACTGCG TTCCCATATCCTCCGCCTCAAGCTAACGAACcaacaaaaactttaaaaagtttaGTGAACATTCGTAAGGAATCGGTTCGTTTTGTTAAAACATCAGAAACTAATTTGATGAATATTGAGTTCATATTTGACTCGGATGCCAAATGTGCAATCACCATCTACTACTTTTGCTCGGAGGAAGTTACTCCAAATGGTGTTATTCTGACTCCACGTGACCCATCGCTTAATTCTGAAACATATCGATATAAACGCGGCGTTAcgcaatcattttcccagcccaCACACATGTTTAATCCCAATCTGTATTCGGAAGAAGATCTTTGTTACAACCCAGAGAAAGATTGCTATCCAATAGCGATTCACTGTGTTGTTGATGAAGGTGCTGAAG AGTTGCGACAATCACATACGACCATTTGCGTAGTGGATCATCATGCTGACGGCACATACGCGCTGCGagcattaaaacaaaaaatatttgtcGATGGTCTTTGTTACCTGTTGCAGGAAATCTATGGGATTGAAAATAAAGCGATCAACAAGCCAACGATCGATGATGATAGTGATGAGAATGGAAGTGAATGTGTGATATGTATGAGCGAAACTAGAGATACTCTGATACTACCTTGTCGTCACTTGTGTTTATGTAATTCGTGCGCTGACTCACTTCGATATCAAGCTAATAATTGTCCGATATGCCGAGCTCCATTCCGAGCCCTTCTGCAAATTCGTGCCGTTCAAAAGAGTTTGAATACAACGATTACGAACGCAGCTGCTCAGAATCCTTCAGAT CCTAACTGCGAACACATTCCCCCTGGATATACTCCTGTATCTTTGATTGAAGCATTGAATGGCCCTCCTGCGATCACAGGACGATCTCTTTCTAACGATGGATCAGATACGTTGGACGCGGTTCAA GCCATTGAAATTCTCAATAAATCCCGAGATAAAAACGATAAACAAAGCACTCCCCGTGGTGAGAAACGTTCCAAGGATAAAAATTCTACTCCAGCAGAG TTTCGAATGTCTGTGCTGCTAACAAAAGAGAATGAGGAGACTCCAGCTGACACGGGTAGCAAACAACAGAATGGAGTCGTACGCAATGATTGCGAGAAAGCGTCAAAAGAGAAGCTATGCCATAGTCGAAATCATAGCCGAGAAAGCGTTCAGATAATCAATGAGCGCAACAATTCAAAAAGAACGCAATTAGAAGGGGATGAAGACAGTGATAATGAAAATTTGTCACCTCTTTTAAATTCACAAACGCTGAAAGTGTCAAATTCAGCTTTGCATATTGACGGCGTTGAAGAATCAATCGATGACACCGACACAGACGCCGACGATACATCAGAAAAGGCTTCACAACGG AAAAGGAATCGCCCTGCGCTTCCAGCTGATGGTGATGGGGTTATATTGGCTGGCGCTGAGGATTCCGATTATTATACACCTGAAGATCCTCAAACTACTATCCTAAGTCCTCTGTGCCCCGAGAAA TCTAAGGGCAGTGAAAAGacaatttcaaaagaaaacgTAACTGTTAAAGCGCCATCAACCACGACCATAGCATCAACAGCTCTCAAGGAAAACATCAACTCCTTACCAG ATAGTCCAATCAGTGGCAATTCTTCGTCAACCCGAAGTTCAGGTGATAGCTATTCGTCCAGCTCATCGACGAAACAATTGCTAAGTAAGAGCCCACCGGTAAATGATGCAAACACAAAGATCGTGTTGGATGATAAATCGAACACAGTTACTGCCTGA
- the LOC119658641 gene encoding probable E3 ubiquitin-protein ligase MGRN1 isoform X5, giving the protein MGALMSRQNAAIEEADVGSNHAYKYPPKSGNYFGTHFIMGGERFDTPQPEAYLFGENADLNFLGSRPTAFPYPPPQANEPTKTLKSLVNIRKESVRFVKTSETNLMNIEFIFDSDAKCAITIYYFCSEEVTPNGVILTPRDPSLNSETYRYKRGVTQSFSQPTHMFNPNLYSEEDLCYNPEKDCYPIAIHCVVDEGAEGKQLRQSHTTICVVDHHADGTYALRALKQKIFVDGLCYLLQEIYGIENKAINKPTIDDDSDENGSECVICMSETRDTLILPCRHLCLCNSCADSLRYQANNCPICRAPFRALLQIRAVQKSLNTTITNAAAQNPSDPNCEHIPPGYTPVSLIEALNGPPAITGRSLSNDGSDTLDAVQAIEILNKSRDKNDKQSTPRGEKRSKDKNSTPAEFRMSVLLTKENEETPADTGSKQQNGVVRNDCEKASKEKLCHSRNHSRESVQIINERNNSKRTQLEGDEDSDNENLSPLLNSQTLKVSNSALHIDGVEESIDDTDTDADDTSEKASQRSKGSEKTISKENVTVKAPSTTTIASTALKENINSLPVQSVAILRQPEVQVIAIRPAHRRNNC; this is encoded by the exons ATGGGTGCTTTAATGAGTAGGCAGAATGCGGCTATCGAAGAAGCCGATGTTGGATCTAATCACGCATATAAATATCCTCCGAAGTCAG GAAATTACTTCGGAACCCATTTCATAATGGGCGGGGAACGTTTCGATACACCTCAGCCTGAGGCGTATCTATTTGGTGAGAATGCCGATTTGAATTTTTTAGGCAGTCGCCCGACTGCG TTCCCATATCCTCCGCCTCAAGCTAACGAACcaacaaaaactttaaaaagtttaGTGAACATTCGTAAGGAATCGGTTCGTTTTGTTAAAACATCAGAAACTAATTTGATGAATATTGAGTTCATATTTGACTCGGATGCCAAATGTGCAATCACCATCTACTACTTTTGCTCGGAGGAAGTTACTCCAAATGGTGTTATTCTGACTCCACGTGACCCATCGCTTAATTCTGAAACATATCGATATAAACGCGGCGTTAcgcaatcattttcccagcccaCACACATGTTTAATCCCAATCTGTATTCGGAAGAAGATCTTTGTTACAACCCAGAGAAAGATTGCTATCCAATAGCGATTCACTGTGTTGTTGATGAAGGTGCTGAAGGTAAAC AGTTGCGACAATCACATACGACCATTTGCGTAGTGGATCATCATGCTGACGGCACATACGCGCTGCGagcattaaaacaaaaaatatttgtcGATGGTCTTTGTTACCTGTTGCAGGAAATCTATGGGATTGAAAATAAAGCGATCAACAAGCCAACGATCGATGATGATAGTGATGAGAATGGAAGTGAATGTGTGATATGTATGAGCGAAACTAGAGATACTCTGATACTACCTTGTCGTCACTTGTGTTTATGTAATTCGTGCGCTGACTCACTTCGATATCAAGCTAATAATTGTCCGATATGCCGAGCTCCATTCCGAGCCCTTCTGCAAATTCGTGCCGTTCAAAAGAGTTTGAATACAACGATTACGAACGCAGCTGCTCAGAATCCTTCAGAT CCTAACTGCGAACACATTCCCCCTGGATATACTCCTGTATCTTTGATTGAAGCATTGAATGGCCCTCCTGCGATCACAGGACGATCTCTTTCTAACGATGGATCAGATACGTTGGACGCGGTTCAA GCCATTGAAATTCTCAATAAATCCCGAGATAAAAACGATAAACAAAGCACTCCCCGTGGTGAGAAACGTTCCAAGGATAAAAATTCTACTCCAGCAGAG TTTCGAATGTCTGTGCTGCTAACAAAAGAGAATGAGGAGACTCCAGCTGACACGGGTAGCAAACAACAGAATGGAGTCGTACGCAATGATTGCGAGAAAGCGTCAAAAGAGAAGCTATGCCATAGTCGAAATCATAGCCGAGAAAGCGTTCAGATAATCAATGAGCGCAACAATTCAAAAAGAACGCAATTAGAAGGGGATGAAGACAGTGATAATGAAAATTTGTCACCTCTTTTAAATTCACAAACGCTGAAAGTGTCAAATTCAGCTTTGCATATTGACGGCGTTGAAGAATCAATCGATGACACCGACACAGACGCCGACGATACATCAGAAAAGGCTTCACAACGG TCTAAGGGCAGTGAAAAGacaatttcaaaagaaaacgTAACTGTTAAAGCGCCATCAACCACGACCATAGCATCAACAGCTCTCAAGGAAAACATCAACTCCTTACCAG TCCAATCAGTGGCAATTCTTCGTCAACCCGAAGTTCAGGTGATAGCTATTCGTCCAGCTCATCGACGAAACAATTGCTAA
- the LOC119658641 gene encoding probable E3 ubiquitin-protein ligase MGRN1 isoform X4 produces the protein MGALMSRQNAAIEEADVGSNHAYKYPPKSGNYFGTHFIMGGERFDTPQPEAYLFGENADLNFLGSRPTAFPYPPPQANEPTKTLKSLVNIRKESVRFVKTSETNLMNIEFIFDSDAKCAITIYYFCSEEVTPNGVILTPRDPSLNSETYRYKRGVTQSFSQPTHMFNPNLYSEEDLCYNPEKDCYPIAIHCVVDEGAEGKQLRQSHTTICVVDHHADGTYALRALKQKIFVDGLCYLLQEIYGIENKAINKPTIDDDSDENGSECVICMSETRDTLILPCRHLCLCNSCADSLRYQANNCPICRAPFRALLQIRAVQKSLNTTITNAAAQNPSDPNCEHIPPGYTPVSLIEALNGPPAITGRSLSNDGSDTLDAVQAIEILNKSRDKNDKQSTPRGEKRSKDKNSTPAEFRMSVLLTKENEETPADTGSKQQNGVVRNDCEKASKEKLCHSRNHSRESVQIINERNNSKRTQLEGDEDSDNENLSPLLNSQTLKVSNSALHIDGVEESIDDTDTDADDTSEKASQRSKGSEKTISKENVTVKAPSTTTIASTALKENINSLPDSPISGNSSSTRSSGDSYSSSSSTKQLLSKSPPVNDANTKIVLDDKSNTVTA, from the exons ATGGGTGCTTTAATGAGTAGGCAGAATGCGGCTATCGAAGAAGCCGATGTTGGATCTAATCACGCATATAAATATCCTCCGAAGTCAG GAAATTACTTCGGAACCCATTTCATAATGGGCGGGGAACGTTTCGATACACCTCAGCCTGAGGCGTATCTATTTGGTGAGAATGCCGATTTGAATTTTTTAGGCAGTCGCCCGACTGCG TTCCCATATCCTCCGCCTCAAGCTAACGAACcaacaaaaactttaaaaagtttaGTGAACATTCGTAAGGAATCGGTTCGTTTTGTTAAAACATCAGAAACTAATTTGATGAATATTGAGTTCATATTTGACTCGGATGCCAAATGTGCAATCACCATCTACTACTTTTGCTCGGAGGAAGTTACTCCAAATGGTGTTATTCTGACTCCACGTGACCCATCGCTTAATTCTGAAACATATCGATATAAACGCGGCGTTAcgcaatcattttcccagcccaCACACATGTTTAATCCCAATCTGTATTCGGAAGAAGATCTTTGTTACAACCCAGAGAAAGATTGCTATCCAATAGCGATTCACTGTGTTGTTGATGAAGGTGCTGAAGGTAAAC AGTTGCGACAATCACATACGACCATTTGCGTAGTGGATCATCATGCTGACGGCACATACGCGCTGCGagcattaaaacaaaaaatatttgtcGATGGTCTTTGTTACCTGTTGCAGGAAATCTATGGGATTGAAAATAAAGCGATCAACAAGCCAACGATCGATGATGATAGTGATGAGAATGGAAGTGAATGTGTGATATGTATGAGCGAAACTAGAGATACTCTGATACTACCTTGTCGTCACTTGTGTTTATGTAATTCGTGCGCTGACTCACTTCGATATCAAGCTAATAATTGTCCGATATGCCGAGCTCCATTCCGAGCCCTTCTGCAAATTCGTGCCGTTCAAAAGAGTTTGAATACAACGATTACGAACGCAGCTGCTCAGAATCCTTCAGAT CCTAACTGCGAACACATTCCCCCTGGATATACTCCTGTATCTTTGATTGAAGCATTGAATGGCCCTCCTGCGATCACAGGACGATCTCTTTCTAACGATGGATCAGATACGTTGGACGCGGTTCAA GCCATTGAAATTCTCAATAAATCCCGAGATAAAAACGATAAACAAAGCACTCCCCGTGGTGAGAAACGTTCCAAGGATAAAAATTCTACTCCAGCAGAG TTTCGAATGTCTGTGCTGCTAACAAAAGAGAATGAGGAGACTCCAGCTGACACGGGTAGCAAACAACAGAATGGAGTCGTACGCAATGATTGCGAGAAAGCGTCAAAAGAGAAGCTATGCCATAGTCGAAATCATAGCCGAGAAAGCGTTCAGATAATCAATGAGCGCAACAATTCAAAAAGAACGCAATTAGAAGGGGATGAAGACAGTGATAATGAAAATTTGTCACCTCTTTTAAATTCACAAACGCTGAAAGTGTCAAATTCAGCTTTGCATATTGACGGCGTTGAAGAATCAATCGATGACACCGACACAGACGCCGACGATACATCAGAAAAGGCTTCACAACGG TCTAAGGGCAGTGAAAAGacaatttcaaaagaaaacgTAACTGTTAAAGCGCCATCAACCACGACCATAGCATCAACAGCTCTCAAGGAAAACATCAACTCCTTACCAG ATAGTCCAATCAGTGGCAATTCTTCGTCAACCCGAAGTTCAGGTGATAGCTATTCGTCCAGCTCATCGACGAAACAATTGCTAAGTAAGAGCCCACCGGTAAATGATGCAAACACAAAGATCGTGTTGGATGATAAATCGAACACAGTTACTGCCTGA
- the LOC119658641 gene encoding probable E3 ubiquitin-protein ligase MGRN1 isoform X3, whose protein sequence is MGALMSRQNAAIEEADVGSNHAYKYPPKSGNYFGTHFIMGGERFDTPQPEAYLFGENADLNFLGSRPTAFPYPPPQANEPTKTLKSLVNIRKESVRFVKTSETNLMNIEFIFDSDAKCAITIYYFCSEEVTPNGVILTPRDPSLNSETYRYKRGVTQSFSQPTHMFNPNLYSEEDLCYNPEKDCYPIAIHCVVDEGAEGKQLRQSHTTICVVDHHADGTYALRALKQKIFVDGLCYLLQEIYGIENKAINKPTIDDDSDENGSECVICMSETRDTLILPCRHLCLCNSCADSLRYQANNCPICRAPFRALLQIRAVQKSLNTTITNAAAQNPSDPNCEHIPPGYTPVSLIEALNGPPAITGRSLSNDGSDTLDAVQAIEILNKSRDKNDKQSTPRGEKRSKDKNSTPAEFRMSVLLTKENEETPADTGSKQQNGVVRNDCEKASKEKLCHSRNHSRESVQIINERNNSKRTQLEGDEDSDNENLSPLLNSQTLKVSNSALHIDGVEESIDDTDTDADDTSEKASQRKRNRPALPADGDGVILAGAEDSDYYTPEDPQTTILSPLCPEKSKGSEKTISKENVTVKAPSTTTIASTALKENINSLPVQSVAILRQPEVQVIAIRPAHRRNNC, encoded by the exons ATGGGTGCTTTAATGAGTAGGCAGAATGCGGCTATCGAAGAAGCCGATGTTGGATCTAATCACGCATATAAATATCCTCCGAAGTCAG GAAATTACTTCGGAACCCATTTCATAATGGGCGGGGAACGTTTCGATACACCTCAGCCTGAGGCGTATCTATTTGGTGAGAATGCCGATTTGAATTTTTTAGGCAGTCGCCCGACTGCG TTCCCATATCCTCCGCCTCAAGCTAACGAACcaacaaaaactttaaaaagtttaGTGAACATTCGTAAGGAATCGGTTCGTTTTGTTAAAACATCAGAAACTAATTTGATGAATATTGAGTTCATATTTGACTCGGATGCCAAATGTGCAATCACCATCTACTACTTTTGCTCGGAGGAAGTTACTCCAAATGGTGTTATTCTGACTCCACGTGACCCATCGCTTAATTCTGAAACATATCGATATAAACGCGGCGTTAcgcaatcattttcccagcccaCACACATGTTTAATCCCAATCTGTATTCGGAAGAAGATCTTTGTTACAACCCAGAGAAAGATTGCTATCCAATAGCGATTCACTGTGTTGTTGATGAAGGTGCTGAAGGTAAAC AGTTGCGACAATCACATACGACCATTTGCGTAGTGGATCATCATGCTGACGGCACATACGCGCTGCGagcattaaaacaaaaaatatttgtcGATGGTCTTTGTTACCTGTTGCAGGAAATCTATGGGATTGAAAATAAAGCGATCAACAAGCCAACGATCGATGATGATAGTGATGAGAATGGAAGTGAATGTGTGATATGTATGAGCGAAACTAGAGATACTCTGATACTACCTTGTCGTCACTTGTGTTTATGTAATTCGTGCGCTGACTCACTTCGATATCAAGCTAATAATTGTCCGATATGCCGAGCTCCATTCCGAGCCCTTCTGCAAATTCGTGCCGTTCAAAAGAGTTTGAATACAACGATTACGAACGCAGCTGCTCAGAATCCTTCAGAT CCTAACTGCGAACACATTCCCCCTGGATATACTCCTGTATCTTTGATTGAAGCATTGAATGGCCCTCCTGCGATCACAGGACGATCTCTTTCTAACGATGGATCAGATACGTTGGACGCGGTTCAA GCCATTGAAATTCTCAATAAATCCCGAGATAAAAACGATAAACAAAGCACTCCCCGTGGTGAGAAACGTTCCAAGGATAAAAATTCTACTCCAGCAGAG TTTCGAATGTCTGTGCTGCTAACAAAAGAGAATGAGGAGACTCCAGCTGACACGGGTAGCAAACAACAGAATGGAGTCGTACGCAATGATTGCGAGAAAGCGTCAAAAGAGAAGCTATGCCATAGTCGAAATCATAGCCGAGAAAGCGTTCAGATAATCAATGAGCGCAACAATTCAAAAAGAACGCAATTAGAAGGGGATGAAGACAGTGATAATGAAAATTTGTCACCTCTTTTAAATTCACAAACGCTGAAAGTGTCAAATTCAGCTTTGCATATTGACGGCGTTGAAGAATCAATCGATGACACCGACACAGACGCCGACGATACATCAGAAAAGGCTTCACAACGG AAAAGGAATCGCCCTGCGCTTCCAGCTGATGGTGATGGGGTTATATTGGCTGGCGCTGAGGATTCCGATTATTATACACCTGAAGATCCTCAAACTACTATCCTAAGTCCTCTGTGCCCCGAGAAA TCTAAGGGCAGTGAAAAGacaatttcaaaagaaaacgTAACTGTTAAAGCGCCATCAACCACGACCATAGCATCAACAGCTCTCAAGGAAAACATCAACTCCTTACCAG TCCAATCAGTGGCAATTCTTCGTCAACCCGAAGTTCAGGTGATAGCTATTCGTCCAGCTCATCGACGAAACAATTGCTAA